One window of the Saccopteryx leptura isolate mSacLep1 chromosome 9, mSacLep1_pri_phased_curated, whole genome shotgun sequence genome contains the following:
- the ZBTB32 gene encoding zinc finger and BTB domain-containing protein 32 isoform X2 codes for MPPSPTRLPSPYGSDRLVRLAARLRPALCDTMITVGSQEFPAHSLVLAGVSQQLGRRGHWTLMKGISPSTFAQLLYFVYGESVELQPGELGPLEEAARALGVQSLEEACRKARRDRARVEMSLGLKEHQEEPEKPARDSEGGMGVLGEQRPDKFIRVGRREQEMVHEHRPPRESPEIAGAMQEGQGEQMRSEENINQSPVGQGRVDGKQEVITWVRESLGGSEESLGELPGPLPLPGSLQTSITSSPWWAEVPRLREGQPALWSFLLLPPRYGTPFSHCTPITAAWQEVWPQDQRMESVRIPGFAKSVTLHYPNPRIPLSLNLHKEAGSQNQLAFSSPTSGSLPQGHAKLSPGEIEDCDQRHTDALATCLGQVGKAGHRSGQHPPPPPPARSRPYSCSVCGKRFSLKHQMETHYRVHTGEKPFSCGLCPQRSRDFSAMTKHLRTHGASPYRCPLCGAGCPSLASMQAHMRGHSPSQLPPGWTIRSTFLYSSSSRPSRASNSM; via the exons ATGCCCCCATCCCCAACAAGACTGCCTAGCCCCTATGGCTCTGATCGGCTGGTGCGGCTAGCAGCCAGGCTCCGGCCTGCACTATGTGATACCATGATCACAGTGGGGAGCCAGGAGttccctgcccacagcctggTGCTGGCAGGTGTGAGCCAGCAGCTGGGCCGCAGGGGCCACTGGACTCTCATGAAAGGAATCAGCCCTTCAACTTTTGCACAACTTCTGTACTTTGTTTATGGGGAGAGTGTTGAGCTGCAACCTGGGGAACTGGGGCCCCTTGAAGAggcggccagggccttgggggtACAATCTCTGGAAGAGGCATGCAGGAAGGCTCGAAGAGACAGGGCTAGAGTAGAGATGAGTCTAGGGCTGAAAGAACATCAGGAGGAGCCAGAGAAACCCGCAAGGGATTCTGAGGGAGGAATGGGGGTCCTTGGGGAGCAGAGACCAGATAAGTTTATTAGAGTTGGTAGGAGAGAACAGGAgatggtgcatgagcacaggccACCAAGAGAGAGCCCTGAGATAGCAGGAGCAATGCAGGAGGGTCAGGGTGAGCAGATGAGATCAGAGGAGAATATCAACCAATCCCCTGTTGGCCAGGGGAGAGTAGATGGGAAGCAAGAAGTGATCACGTGGGTGAGGGAGAGTCTAGGGGGGTCTGAGGAAAGTCTGGGGGAGTTGCCTGGCCCCCTTCCACTACCAGGTTCCCTCCAAACCAGCATCACCTCtagcccctggtgggctgagGTCCCTCGGTTGAGGGAGGGCCAGCCTGCCCTGTGGAGCTTCCTGCTGTTGCCGCCCAGATACGGCACTCCATTCTCCCACTGCACCCCCATCACCGCAGCCTGGCAAGAGGTCTGGCCTCAGGACCAGAG GATGGAATCAGTCAGAATCCCAGGTTTTGCCAAGTCTGTTACTCTTCACTACCCCAACCCCAGGATCCCACTGTCCCTGAACCTCCACAAAGAGGCCGGGAGCCAGAACCAGTTGGCCTTCTCTAGCCCTACCTCAG GTTCCCTCCCCCAGGGCCATGCCAAGCTCAGCCCTGGGGAGATAGAAGATTGTGATCAGAGGCACACAG ATGCACTTGCAACCTGTCTCGGTCAAGTAGGCAAAGCAGGCCACCGATCTGGccaacaccctcccccaccccctcctgctcGGTCCAGGCCCTATTCTTGTTCCGTCTGTGGAAAGAGGTTTTCGCTTAAGCATCAAATGGAGACACACTACCGAGTTCATACAG GAGAGAAGCCCTtctcctgtggcctctgcccgCAGCGCTCCCGGGACTTCTCGGCCATGACCAAGCACCTGCGAACACACGGAGCCTCTCCCTACCGCTGCCCTCTGTGCGGGGCCGGCTGCCCCAGCCTGGCTTCCATGCAGGCACACATGCGCGGCCACTCGCCCAGCCAGCTCCCGCCCGGATGGACCATTCGCTCCACCTTCCTCTATTCCTCTTCCTCGAGGCCATCCCGAGCCTCGAACTCCATGTAG
- the ZBTB32 gene encoding zinc finger and BTB domain-containing protein 32 isoform X1, translating to MPPSPTRLPSPYGSDRLVRLAARLRPALCDTMITVGSQEFPAHSLVLAGVSQQLGRRGHWTLMKGISPSTFAQLLYFVYGESVELQPGELGPLEEAARALGVQSLEEACRKARRDRARVEMSLGLKEHQEEPEKPARDSEGGMGVLGEQRPDKFIRVGRREQEMVHEHRPPRESPEIAGAMQEGQGEQMRSEENINQSPVGQGRVDGKQEVITWVRESLGGSEESLGELPGPLPLPGSLQTSITSSPWWAEVPRLREGQPALWSFLLLPPRYGTPFSHCTPITAAWQEVWPQDQRMESVRIPGFAKSVTLHYPNPRIPLSLNLHKEAGSQNQLAFSSPTSGKPFAVLHEYCNVASAGAAGVRPERSPYFTLLPLGSLPQGHAKLSPGEIEDCDQRHTDALATCLGQVGKAGHRSGQHPPPPPPARSRPYSCSVCGKRFSLKHQMETHYRVHTGEKPFSCGLCPQRSRDFSAMTKHLRTHGASPYRCPLCGAGCPSLASMQAHMRGHSPSQLPPGWTIRSTFLYSSSSRPSRASNSM from the exons ATGCCCCCATCCCCAACAAGACTGCCTAGCCCCTATGGCTCTGATCGGCTGGTGCGGCTAGCAGCCAGGCTCCGGCCTGCACTATGTGATACCATGATCACAGTGGGGAGCCAGGAGttccctgcccacagcctggTGCTGGCAGGTGTGAGCCAGCAGCTGGGCCGCAGGGGCCACTGGACTCTCATGAAAGGAATCAGCCCTTCAACTTTTGCACAACTTCTGTACTTTGTTTATGGGGAGAGTGTTGAGCTGCAACCTGGGGAACTGGGGCCCCTTGAAGAggcggccagggccttgggggtACAATCTCTGGAAGAGGCATGCAGGAAGGCTCGAAGAGACAGGGCTAGAGTAGAGATGAGTCTAGGGCTGAAAGAACATCAGGAGGAGCCAGAGAAACCCGCAAGGGATTCTGAGGGAGGAATGGGGGTCCTTGGGGAGCAGAGACCAGATAAGTTTATTAGAGTTGGTAGGAGAGAACAGGAgatggtgcatgagcacaggccACCAAGAGAGAGCCCTGAGATAGCAGGAGCAATGCAGGAGGGTCAGGGTGAGCAGATGAGATCAGAGGAGAATATCAACCAATCCCCTGTTGGCCAGGGGAGAGTAGATGGGAAGCAAGAAGTGATCACGTGGGTGAGGGAGAGTCTAGGGGGGTCTGAGGAAAGTCTGGGGGAGTTGCCTGGCCCCCTTCCACTACCAGGTTCCCTCCAAACCAGCATCACCTCtagcccctggtgggctgagGTCCCTCGGTTGAGGGAGGGCCAGCCTGCCCTGTGGAGCTTCCTGCTGTTGCCGCCCAGATACGGCACTCCATTCTCCCACTGCACCCCCATCACCGCAGCCTGGCAAGAGGTCTGGCCTCAGGACCAGAG GATGGAATCAGTCAGAATCCCAGGTTTTGCCAAGTCTGTTACTCTTCACTACCCCAACCCCAGGATCCCACTGTCCCTGAACCTCCACAAAGAGGCCGGGAGCCAGAACCAGTTGGCCTTCTCTAGCCCTACCTCAGGTAAGCCCTTCGCTGTCCTGCATGAATACTGTAATGTGGCCTCTGCTGGGGCTGCAGGAGTCCGGCCTGAGCGGAGCCCCTACTTCACTCTGCTCCCTCTAGGTTCCCTCCCCCAGGGCCATGCCAAGCTCAGCCCTGGGGAGATAGAAGATTGTGATCAGAGGCACACAG ATGCACTTGCAACCTGTCTCGGTCAAGTAGGCAAAGCAGGCCACCGATCTGGccaacaccctcccccaccccctcctgctcGGTCCAGGCCCTATTCTTGTTCCGTCTGTGGAAAGAGGTTTTCGCTTAAGCATCAAATGGAGACACACTACCGAGTTCATACAG GAGAGAAGCCCTtctcctgtggcctctgcccgCAGCGCTCCCGGGACTTCTCGGCCATGACCAAGCACCTGCGAACACACGGAGCCTCTCCCTACCGCTGCCCTCTGTGCGGGGCCGGCTGCCCCAGCCTGGCTTCCATGCAGGCACACATGCGCGGCCACTCGCCCAGCCAGCTCCCGCCCGGATGGACCATTCGCTCCACCTTCCTCTATTCCTCTTCCTCGAGGCCATCCCGAGCCTCGAACTCCATGTAG